A DNA window from Streptomyces sp. B21-083 contains the following coding sequences:
- a CDS encoding polyprenyl synthetase family protein, which produces MTYDRWEPAAFKARVDEVLQPFVAQEADRFAAIDPLLGPVAEQLEAAVADGKRMRAAFCYWGWRAVGQPDSDALVRAAASMELVHAAAVVHDDLIDDSALRHGRPTPHIALRGAVRRRPRAVAAARSLAMLVGDLLMGLAGQLFAGSGLPAAYLARARPLWAVLTRELIAGECLEILSTGAEPDVAASLKVIRYKTAKYTVEHPLLIGGALAGASERLREGYSAYGLPLGEAFQLRDDLIGLFGDPERTGKANADDVRGHRPTALLAETWRVAGDGDREQLRALLGRRDPDGDGLDAVREVMGRLKTPDRVEDMITARVEEALGALHELDVPAQAAAALTALAHSATVRLS; this is translated from the coding sequence ATGACGTATGACCGGTGGGAGCCGGCCGCGTTCAAGGCCCGCGTCGACGAGGTGCTGCAGCCGTTCGTCGCCCAGGAGGCCGATCGGTTCGCGGCGATCGACCCGCTACTGGGGCCGGTGGCCGAGCAGTTGGAGGCCGCTGTCGCGGACGGCAAGCGGATGCGGGCGGCGTTCTGTTACTGGGGTTGGCGTGCGGTGGGGCAGCCGGACAGTGACGCGCTGGTTCGGGCGGCGGCCTCCATGGAGCTGGTGCATGCCGCGGCGGTCGTGCATGACGACCTCATCGACGACAGCGCGCTACGGCACGGCCGGCCCACCCCGCACATCGCTCTTCGCGGTGCCGTACGCCGTCGCCCGCGTGCCGTCGCCGCCGCGAGGTCGCTGGCGATGCTGGTCGGGGATCTGCTGATGGGCCTGGCCGGGCAGCTGTTCGCCGGCAGTGGTCTGCCCGCCGCGTATCTGGCCCGGGCCCGCCCGTTGTGGGCGGTGCTGACCCGGGAGCTGATCGCGGGCGAGTGCCTGGAGATCCTGAGTACCGGAGCCGAGCCGGACGTCGCGGCGTCGCTGAAGGTGATCCGCTACAAGACCGCCAAGTACACAGTCGAGCACCCCCTGTTGATCGGCGGCGCCCTCGCCGGGGCGAGTGAGCGGCTGCGTGAGGGCTACTCCGCCTACGGACTGCCGCTGGGCGAGGCGTTTCAGCTGCGGGACGATCTGATCGGCCTGTTCGGCGACCCGGAACGCACCGGCAAGGCCAACGCCGATGACGTACGCGGCCATCGGCCCACCGCCCTGCTGGCGGAGACCTGGCGTGTCGCCGGTGACGGCGACCGGGAGCAGCTCCGCGCCCTCCTGGGCCGACGCGACCCGGACGGGGACGGTCTCGACGCCGTACGCGAGGTGATGGGCCGGCTGAAGACGCCCGACCGCGTCGAGGACATGATCACCGCGCGCGTCGAGGAAGCCCTCGGCGCACTCCACGAGTTGGACGTACCCGCGCAGGCCGCCGCTGCCCTGACCGCGTTGGCGCACTCGGCGACCGTCCGCCTGTCCTGA
- a CDS encoding Imm51 family immunity protein gives MPRRACAGWGCQWWSVPAAFVAAGCGGSGAWGAAPPDAFLPELAERIGGFDPEAGMMCVYGKDEAALRELGLILSGAFHDRVKLAALIEATDPGDWD, from the coding sequence GTGCCCCGCCGAGCGTGTGCCGGGTGGGGGTGCCAATGGTGGTCGGTTCCTGCTGCCTTCGTCGCCGCTGGGTGCGGTGGGTCGGGTGCGTGGGGTGCCGCCCCGCCGGACGCTTTCCTGCCGGAGCTGGCCGAGCGGATCGGCGGCTTCGATCCCGAGGCCGGGATGATGTGCGTCTACGGCAAGGACGAGGCGGCTCTGCGGGAGCTCGGGCTGATTCTCAGCGGCGCCTTCCACGACCGAGTGAAGCTGGCCGCGCTGATCGAGGCCACCGACCCCGGAGACTGGGACTGA
- a CDS encoding DUF6183 family protein, translated as MPSRRARPDGRGARLARPGRLRGETARAAYNGGVNGWGQGSAYSRSHAWNSMYALLGLPADIPLLDAAARAADHRWLRFTAFTDWFHHDTSDVAFAVLDPTRTQVTVLAATDTDADIDADG; from the coding sequence CTGCCTTCTCGGAGAGCTCGCCCTGATGGGCGCGGGGCGCGGCTGGCCCGTCCTGGACGCCTACGCGGAGAGACTGCGCGAGCGGCGTACAACGGCGGAGTCAACGGGTGGGGCCAGGGGAGCGCCTACTCCCGGTCGCATGCCTGGAACAGCATGTACGCGTTGCTGGGACTGCCGGCGGACATCCCCCTCCTGGATGCGGCAGCACGTGCCGCCGACCACCGGTGGCTGCGGTTCACGGCGTTCACGGACTGGTTCCACCACGACACGTCGGACGTGGCTTTCGCCGTACTCGATCCCACCCGTACACAAGTCACGGTGTTGGCGGCGACGGACACCGACGCCGACATCGACGCTGACGGGTAG
- a CDS encoding ATP-binding protein, giving the protein MSGFVGRRSELATLNRHLSWVRDGRGDQRGRALLLRGRRRVGKSRLVDLFCERARVPYVVHQATRGEDAQRERARFLEEIRRSSLPDTTLLAGVTTVAEWDTALRQLAAVLPDDTPSVVVLDELPWMIEGDAVLEGTLQTVWDRVLSRKPVLLVLIGSDLAMMEQLSAYGRPFHQRGAEMVLSPLSPAEVMTMTGLPAAEAFDAHLITGGLPLICQEWHEGESRADFLARELDDPTSPLLVSGERMLAAEFPTALQARHVLSVIGSGERAFGTIAAKAGAADKPLPPGSLNPALRTLADKRLVAVDTPLSTRPGDRDRRYRVADPYLRFWLAFLERGIAEIERGRGRIVAEAVERGWTSWRGRAIEPVVRESLARLLPDDMWPQVREVGGWWPRTNNPEVDLVGADRSPAREVGFVGSVKWQEHGPFDRRALATLTRDALSVPGADEDTPLVAVSRSGFTVEDGLTATYGPERLMEAWSSTT; this is encoded by the coding sequence ATGTCGGGCTTCGTAGGACGCAGATCCGAACTGGCCACATTGAACCGCCACCTCTCCTGGGTCCGCGACGGCCGGGGCGACCAGCGCGGCCGGGCCCTGTTGCTGCGCGGCCGACGACGGGTCGGAAAGTCGCGGCTGGTCGACCTCTTCTGTGAGCGCGCCCGGGTGCCGTACGTCGTCCACCAGGCCACCCGGGGTGAGGACGCCCAGCGGGAACGGGCCCGTTTCCTCGAGGAAATCCGGCGATCCTCGCTGCCCGACACCACCCTCCTTGCCGGTGTCACGACGGTGGCCGAGTGGGACACCGCCCTGCGCCAGCTCGCCGCGGTGCTCCCGGACGACACCCCCAGCGTCGTCGTACTCGACGAGCTGCCCTGGATGATCGAGGGCGACGCGGTCCTGGAGGGCACGCTGCAGACCGTGTGGGACCGGGTGCTGAGCCGCAAGCCTGTCCTGCTCGTCCTCATCGGCAGCGACCTGGCGATGATGGAGCAGCTCTCCGCCTACGGCCGCCCCTTCCACCAGCGCGGGGCCGAAATGGTCCTGTCACCCCTCTCCCCCGCCGAGGTCATGACGATGACCGGGCTGCCGGCCGCAGAGGCCTTCGATGCCCATCTGATCACCGGTGGACTGCCGCTGATCTGCCAGGAGTGGCACGAAGGGGAGAGCCGCGCCGACTTCCTGGCCCGCGAACTCGACGATCCCACCTCCCCGCTCCTCGTCTCCGGCGAGCGGATGCTGGCCGCCGAGTTCCCCACCGCCCTCCAGGCCAGGCACGTACTGTCCGTGATCGGCAGCGGTGAACGCGCCTTCGGGACGATCGCCGCGAAGGCCGGCGCCGCCGACAAGCCGCTCCCTCCCGGCTCACTCAACCCGGCCCTGCGCACCCTCGCGGACAAGCGGCTCGTCGCCGTCGACACCCCTCTCTCCACCCGCCCAGGAGACCGCGACCGCCGCTACCGTGTCGCCGACCCCTACCTCCGTTTCTGGCTGGCCTTCCTGGAACGGGGCATCGCCGAGATCGAACGCGGGCGCGGGCGAATCGTGGCCGAGGCGGTCGAACGCGGCTGGACCTCATGGCGCGGGCGCGCGATCGAACCCGTCGTACGGGAGTCGCTGGCCCGGCTGCTCCCGGACGACATGTGGCCGCAGGTCCGGGAAGTGGGGGGTTGGTGGCCTCGTACGAACAACCCCGAGGTGGACTTGGTGGGGGCTGACCGGTCTCCCGCGCGCGAGGTCGGGTTCGTGGGGTCGGTCAAGTGGCAGGAGCACGGCCCCTTCGACCGCCGGGCCCTGGCCACGCTGACCCGGGACGCCCTGTCCGTACCCGGCGCCGACGAGGACACCCCGCTGGTGGCGGTGTCCCGCTCCGGGTTCACGGTGGAGGACGGCCTGACGGCGACGTACGGTCCGGAGCGGCTGATGGAGGCCTGGAGTTCCACCACATGA
- a CDS encoding helix-turn-helix transcriptional regulator translates to MPSPSSSSASSFSSSPSSSSLYERREALALVADEAARAREGTGRLVLLRGATGTGRTALLEAATEDAEAHGMRVLRVRCSAEGSATGAHLPVVEQLLSPIQELQEPPTQAPHPAARLWRSLHAYAAEGPVLVAVDDVHLADEDSRCWLIEAARRVDRLPLLLLVTERSQYDVDPPSAGLVHTLSPALVRTHTLAPLSHDAATELVRSAVGDAPKRWVADYVRASGGHPLLLRALLEDLNATTGAPAALPETCAALYPGAYPAAVAWWLDCAGPATADAARVFAALDELPEGADVDLFIETVGTMGALGASGALSASGSSGSGSGSGSDPARVRGWLTAMTRLGLLRLDADGRPRYAHPLLRDAVLTGWPAADRQTAHRAAAEAMLRRGDPTETVAGQLLRSGTVDEVWATDALLDAATGAVRDDRTDDAVVLLRRALTEPMSAGRRAEVLTELGSLEFAAVRSSAGIPRLTEAMRLPGQPRYRVQAAVALGTALARRGEARAAVTLLHNLDGQLTDHPDLLRTVQTASALLSDHDQTIREETYRRLRETAEHSPQALGPAGRALLVRYEATAGLTSSDAAMKRVRALLTEPAGPLAEPFLLGTAAAVAQWADELDEAERLTDRGLTGQRPTLLHPMHEALLNVRADIAAARGDYGQLLSEPESWRREWRDGTGDGDGFGFGFGWEWATGAGTDPWSEAGDERKPATAAGPGNGYGNGNGNGNGPTNAEAHVLLALVETGRLDEAWRLADAFDLREAHDSWELNRFLYARGVVRAASGDPAGALGDFLECGRRQSAREVLSPVVTPWRAAAAQCRLALGHPREALALAEEELRLARVWNTPRLIGRSLRVLGTATGGRHGLDLSDESVRVLRDAAVETELIPALIARGRQLIAAGERARARKSLREAAERAERLGAVRLRSAADEALREGGARRTATTLTASERRIAELAAEGRTNPEIAELLHVARRTVETHLTSAYRKLGIRRRGELTTALSRAPGVG, encoded by the coding sequence ATGCCCTCACCATCGTCCTCATCGGCTTCATCGTTCTCGTCGTCCCCATCGTCCTCGTCGCTCTATGAGCGCCGGGAGGCCCTGGCACTGGTCGCCGACGAGGCAGCACGCGCCCGCGAGGGAACGGGCCGCCTGGTCCTGCTGCGCGGCGCGACCGGCACCGGCCGTACCGCCCTCCTGGAGGCCGCCACCGAGGACGCGGAGGCACACGGCATGCGCGTCCTGCGCGTCCGCTGCTCCGCCGAGGGCAGCGCCACCGGCGCCCACCTCCCCGTCGTAGAGCAACTGCTGTCTCCGATACAGGAGTTGCAGGAGCCGCCCACCCAGGCCCCGCACCCGGCGGCCCGGCTCTGGCGGTCGCTGCACGCGTACGCGGCCGAGGGTCCGGTGCTGGTCGCCGTGGACGACGTACACCTCGCGGACGAGGACTCCCGGTGCTGGCTGATCGAGGCGGCGCGCAGGGTGGACCGATTACCGCTGCTTCTACTGGTGACGGAGCGCAGTCAGTACGACGTCGACCCGCCGTCCGCCGGGCTGGTCCACACCCTCTCCCCCGCTCTCGTACGCACCCACACCCTCGCCCCGCTGAGCCACGACGCGGCGACGGAGCTGGTGCGTTCGGCCGTCGGTGACGCGCCGAAGAGGTGGGTGGCTGACTACGTACGGGCGAGCGGGGGCCACCCGCTGCTCCTGCGCGCCCTCCTGGAGGACCTGAACGCCACCACCGGCGCACCGGCCGCGCTCCCGGAGACGTGCGCCGCGCTGTATCCGGGGGCGTACCCGGCGGCGGTGGCCTGGTGGCTGGACTGCGCCGGGCCCGCGACGGCCGACGCGGCACGCGTGTTCGCCGCGCTGGACGAGCTGCCGGAGGGCGCCGATGTCGACCTGTTCATCGAAACCGTCGGAACCATGGGCGCGTTGGGCGCATCGGGTGCATTGAGCGCGTCGGGATCATCGGGGTCGGGGTCGGGGTCGGGGTCGGATCCGGCCCGGGTGCGGGGCTGGCTGACCGCCATGACCCGGCTGGGTCTGCTGCGCCTGGACGCCGACGGTCGTCCCCGCTACGCCCACCCGCTGCTGCGGGACGCGGTCCTCACCGGCTGGCCCGCCGCCGACCGGCAGACGGCGCACCGGGCGGCGGCCGAGGCGATGCTGCGGCGCGGCGACCCGACCGAGACGGTGGCCGGGCAGCTCCTGCGGTCGGGCACGGTGGACGAGGTGTGGGCGACGGACGCCCTCCTGGACGCGGCCACCGGCGCGGTCCGCGACGACCGCACCGACGACGCGGTGGTCCTGCTGCGCCGGGCGCTGACCGAGCCGATGTCGGCGGGCCGCCGGGCCGAGGTGCTGACCGAGCTGGGCTCGCTCGAGTTCGCCGCCGTACGTTCCTCGGCGGGTATCCCCCGGCTCACGGAGGCGATGCGGCTGCCGGGTCAGCCCCGGTACCGCGTACAGGCGGCTGTGGCCCTGGGCACGGCGCTGGCCAGACGCGGCGAGGCACGCGCGGCGGTGACCCTGCTGCACAACCTGGACGGCCAGTTGACGGACCACCCGGACCTGCTCCGCACGGTCCAGACGGCCTCGGCCCTGCTCTCCGACCACGACCAGACGATCCGCGAGGAGACGTACCGCCGGCTGCGCGAGACCGCCGAACACTCCCCCCAGGCACTCGGCCCCGCCGGCCGCGCCCTTCTCGTACGGTACGAGGCGACCGCCGGCCTGACCTCGTCGGACGCCGCCATGAAGCGCGTACGCGCCCTGCTCACGGAGCCGGCCGGCCCGCTGGCGGAGCCCTTCCTGCTCGGTACGGCGGCGGCGGTGGCCCAGTGGGCCGACGAACTCGACGAGGCCGAACGCCTGACGGACCGGGGCCTGACCGGCCAGCGCCCCACCTTGCTCCACCCGATGCACGAGGCCCTGCTCAACGTACGCGCGGACATAGCCGCCGCCCGTGGTGACTACGGCCAACTGCTGAGCGAGCCGGAATCATGGCGGAGGGAGTGGAGGGACGGGACGGGCGACGGCGACGGATTCGGGTTCGGGTTCGGGTGGGAGTGGGCGACCGGGGCCGGGACGGACCCATGGAGCGAGGCAGGCGACGAGAGGAAGCCCGCGACAGCGGCAGGACCCGGCAACGGATACGGCAACGGGAACGGGAACGGCAATGGTCCGACGAACGCGGAGGCGCACGTACTGCTCGCGCTCGTCGAGACCGGCCGCCTGGACGAGGCCTGGCGGCTCGCGGACGCCTTCGACCTGCGGGAGGCGCACGACTCCTGGGAGTTGAACCGTTTCCTGTACGCGCGAGGCGTGGTGCGCGCCGCCTCCGGTGATCCGGCCGGCGCCCTCGGGGACTTCCTGGAGTGCGGGCGCCGCCAGTCCGCACGCGAGGTGCTGAGCCCGGTGGTCACACCGTGGCGGGCCGCCGCCGCCCAGTGCCGACTCGCTCTCGGCCACCCCCGGGAGGCGCTCGCGCTGGCCGAGGAGGAACTGCGGCTGGCCCGGGTGTGGAACACCCCGCGCCTGATCGGCCGTTCACTGCGGGTACTCGGCACGGCGACGGGCGGGCGCCATGGCCTCGACCTGTCCGACGAGTCCGTACGGGTCCTGCGCGACGCCGCCGTGGAGACGGAACTGATCCCGGCCCTGATCGCCAGGGGCCGCCAGCTCATCGCCGCCGGCGAACGTGCCCGCGCCCGCAAGTCCCTGCGCGAGGCGGCCGAACGCGCCGAACGCCTGGGCGCCGTACGCCTGCGCTCGGCCGCCGACGAGGCCCTGCGCGAGGGCGGCGCCCGCCGCACGGCGACGACCCTGACGGCAAGCGAACGCCGCATCGCGGAACTCGCGGCGGAGGGCCGCACGAACCCGGAGATCGCCGAACTCCTGCACGTGGCCCGCCGCACAGTGGAAACCCACCTGACCAGCGCCTACCGCAAGCTGGGCATCCGGAGACGGGGGGAGCTGACGACGGCGCTGAGCCGCGCCCCAGGGGTGGGATGA
- a CDS encoding polyprenyl synthetase: MPHEAGRRGGPGLDERAVLLVAGLADLTVSTLGSAVGTIQGLLRRSDAAELAAEAEHDLVARGRLVLDRYAAVPPAHLEILAPHALARRAADDV, translated from the coding sequence ATGCCGCACGAAGCTGGACGACGCGGAGGGCCGGGACTGGACGAGCGGGCGGTGCTCCTGGTCGCCGGGTTGGCCGATCTCACCGTGAGCACCCTGGGTTCGGCCGTGGGGACGATCCAAGGGCTGCTGCGCCGCTCGGACGCCGCCGAGCTGGCGGCAGAGGCCGAGCACGACCTGGTGGCGCGCGGGCGGCTGGTGCTGGACCGGTACGCGGCCGTGCCCCCGGCGCACCTGGAGATCCTCGCCCCGCACGCGCTGGCTCGGCGGGCCGCAGATGACGTATGA
- a CDS encoding winged helix-turn-helix transcriptional regulator: MTWLEVSTENCTVQRTLDVVGEKWTLPILRDASMGVRRFDEFRRHIGLSEAVLSDRLRKLTAAGILKSVPYQEPGSRVRHEYRMTRKGWDLWPVLVALRQWGEAYEGDPEGPVMDIRHSECGAPVRVVVECAGEHAALAPSEVTVRPGPAAHPQP, translated from the coding sequence ATGACGTGGCTTGAGGTGAGCACGGAGAACTGCACGGTCCAGCGCACGCTCGACGTGGTCGGTGAGAAGTGGACGCTGCCGATCCTGCGGGACGCCAGCATGGGAGTGCGCCGCTTCGACGAGTTCCGGCGTCATATCGGCCTGTCGGAGGCGGTGCTCAGCGACCGGCTCCGCAAGCTGACGGCGGCCGGCATCCTGAAGTCCGTCCCGTATCAGGAGCCGGGCAGCCGCGTTCGCCACGAATACCGTATGACGCGCAAGGGCTGGGACCTGTGGCCCGTCCTCGTGGCGCTTCGGCAGTGGGGCGAGGCGTACGAGGGCGACCCGGAAGGGCCGGTCATGGACATCCGGCACAGCGAGTGCGGGGCCCCGGTGCGGGTGGTGGTCGAGTGCGCCGGAGAGCACGCCGCCCTGGCCCCCTCCGAGGTCACCGTCCGGCCCGGTCCGGCGGCCCACCCTCAGCCGTAA
- a CDS encoding PaaI family thioesterase translates to MGRTRTYEWEDPAISGAAAGRTSGLRMMRDLLERRLPAPPITAALDFALEEVEEGRVVFSLVPGEEHYNPIGSVHGGVFATLLDSAAGGAVHSTLPQGMAYTSLDLTVKFLRRITVDTGKVRAIGMVVSRGRQTALAEARLVDGTDRLLAHATSSCMIFPVPAA, encoded by the coding sequence GTGGGACGGACGCGTACGTACGAGTGGGAGGACCCCGCGATCTCGGGAGCCGCCGCCGGCCGCACCTCGGGGCTGCGGATGATGCGCGACCTGCTTGAGCGACGTCTGCCCGCGCCACCCATCACAGCCGCCCTGGATTTCGCCCTTGAGGAGGTGGAGGAGGGGCGCGTGGTCTTCTCGCTGGTGCCTGGCGAGGAGCACTACAACCCCATCGGCAGTGTGCACGGCGGGGTCTTCGCCACCCTGCTCGACTCGGCGGCGGGCGGGGCCGTCCACTCGACGCTGCCCCAGGGCATGGCCTACACCTCGCTCGACCTGACCGTGAAGTTCCTCCGGCGGATCACCGTGGACACCGGCAAGGTCCGCGCCATCGGCATGGTCGTCAGCAGAGGCCGCCAGACCGCTCTCGCGGAGGCCCGCCTGGTCGACGGCACGGACCGTCTGCTCGCTCACGCGACCAGCAGTTGCATGATCTTTCCGGTACCCGCGGCCTGA
- a CDS encoding oxygenase MpaB family protein → MTYTEASMDTLRQAGDELADATVAALFARGEVGEFNTLMRYVSTAGAPLPDGLPDVAREYLQATSVPPAWVDWGEMEKARLFFIDNNVHISTALSFASMPACYVVPHVAKLLSATHGLAYPSKRMAETGQFTVYLMRPDAFEAGGRFIPAAQKVRLLHASIRHHLVREDRWDTGALGTPICQEDMIGGQMFFSLLVLDSLHRLGIHMSTEGADAYFYAWRVVGAMLGVDQVAVPKSLDEARQFLDLYMIRHMGPSEEGTHLTRQLIDLYEEVVPGTFFDPIVSALIRHLVGDTCADWLQVPRTTWDTVVRAVPHLLGVLETVEDRSPLGAWALDRLGHLTTVLQLSSLTRGRVMHYAIPEHLKKDFGVSDTVPRTRRWTPPAATVSH, encoded by the coding sequence ATGACCTACACCGAGGCATCGATGGACACCCTGCGCCAGGCCGGTGACGAACTCGCCGACGCCACCGTCGCCGCGCTCTTCGCACGCGGGGAGGTGGGCGAGTTCAACACCCTCATGCGCTACGTCTCCACCGCCGGTGCTCCCCTGCCGGACGGGCTGCCCGATGTCGCCCGGGAGTACCTGCAGGCCACGAGCGTCCCGCCGGCCTGGGTCGACTGGGGGGAGATGGAGAAGGCCCGGCTGTTCTTCATCGACAACAACGTGCACATCTCCACCGCCCTCTCCTTCGCCTCGATGCCCGCCTGCTACGTCGTCCCGCACGTGGCGAAGCTCCTGTCGGCCACTCACGGACTGGCGTACCCCTCCAAACGGATGGCGGAGACCGGCCAGTTCACCGTGTACCTGATGCGGCCCGACGCCTTCGAGGCCGGCGGCCGCTTCATCCCAGCCGCCCAGAAGGTCCGCCTCCTGCACGCGTCCATCCGCCACCACCTCGTACGGGAAGACCGCTGGGACACCGGGGCGCTGGGAACGCCGATCTGCCAGGAGGACATGATCGGCGGGCAGATGTTCTTCTCCCTGCTCGTCCTGGACTCCCTGCACCGTCTCGGCATCCACATGTCCACCGAGGGCGCGGACGCGTACTTCTACGCCTGGCGGGTGGTCGGAGCGATGCTCGGCGTGGACCAGGTCGCCGTCCCCAAGTCCCTTGACGAGGCACGCCAGTTCCTCGACCTGTACATGATCCGGCACATGGGCCCTTCCGAGGAGGGCACCCACCTGACCCGGCAGCTCATCGACCTCTACGAGGAGGTCGTACCCGGCACCTTCTTCGACCCGATCGTCTCCGCGCTCATCCGCCACCTCGTCGGCGACACCTGCGCCGACTGGCTCCAGGTGCCCCGCACCACCTGGGACACCGTCGTCAGGGCGGTCCCCCACCTGCTCGGCGTCCTGGAGACCGTCGAGGACCGCTCCCCGCTCGGCGCCTGGGCCCTGGATCGCCTCGGCCACCTCACCACCGTCCTCCAGTTGTCCTCCCTCACCCGAGGTCGCGTCATGCACTACGCCATCCCCGAACACCTCAAGAAGGACTTCGGCGTCTCCGACACAGTGCCCCGCACCCGCCGATGGACCCCGCCCGCCGCCACGGTCTCCCACTGA
- a CDS encoding SWIM zinc finger family protein — MNNLTEANLKALAGPRSYERGLGYLDAVAGVEVGDSRVTAIVHGTERYTVELVLEGPGGVDGRGGLSGECDCPYGLEGNFCKHLVALGLTVLAEPEGSLPRQRKAARDRGQDLAAWLSGLSKEELLALVREQVGEDRQLRRRLELRAASARGDLAGVRARIRELLDIGPFARYGYVEYADARAYADQAGQAVSAIRALTGSGRPADAITLAREAMRLLTEAVESVDDSDGGLGQVGADLAEVHLDACRTARPDPEELARWLVGHVLGDFDDLTGVDPLDYEDALGERGMTLLRRLAAEAWRGKRTGWAEKHLMERLAKAGGDVDAVIAVHAADLAENGHTHLVIARELDTAGRTDEALSWAERGMRDMRDLAAVDTALVDYLCDRYGRAARLSDAVALRRDHFGARRTLFSYRQLRAAAQAAECWPAEREGALDLLRADTGRRQGGWYNGSVLVDALLDDKDIEACWQAAAETGAHDRQWLALADLARETRPADALGVYLRLAEPLTKQTGNHVYEQLVSLLLGARDCHRRLGTPDEFTAYATALRTVQRRKRNLMRLMEQRGL, encoded by the coding sequence ATGAACAACCTGACCGAGGCGAACCTCAAAGCGCTGGCCGGTCCCCGTTCCTACGAGCGTGGCCTCGGCTACCTCGACGCCGTGGCCGGGGTCGAGGTCGGCGACAGCCGGGTCACCGCGATCGTGCACGGCACGGAGCGGTACACGGTGGAACTGGTCCTCGAAGGACCTGGCGGGGTCGACGGGCGCGGTGGGCTCAGCGGCGAATGTGACTGCCCGTACGGCCTGGAGGGCAACTTCTGTAAGCATCTGGTCGCCCTCGGCCTCACTGTGCTGGCCGAGCCTGAAGGCAGCCTGCCACGGCAGAGGAAGGCGGCCCGGGACCGGGGACAGGACCTCGCCGCCTGGCTGTCCGGCCTGTCCAAGGAGGAGTTGCTGGCCTTGGTGCGGGAACAGGTGGGCGAGGACCGGCAGTTGCGGCGCCGGCTGGAGCTGCGGGCAGCGAGCGCCCGGGGTGACCTCGCCGGAGTCAGGGCGCGCATCCGTGAACTCCTCGACATCGGCCCGTTCGCGAGGTACGGATACGTCGAGTACGCCGATGCCCGAGCCTACGCCGACCAGGCCGGGCAGGCGGTTTCGGCGATCAGGGCACTCACCGGCTCGGGCCGGCCCGCCGACGCGATCACCCTGGCGCGAGAGGCGATGCGGCTGCTGACCGAGGCGGTGGAGAGTGTCGACGACTCCGACGGTGGGCTTGGGCAGGTCGGCGCCGACCTCGCCGAGGTCCATCTCGACGCGTGTCGTACGGCGCGTCCGGATCCCGAGGAACTCGCGCGCTGGCTGGTCGGCCATGTACTCGGTGACTTCGACGACCTCACCGGCGTCGATCCGCTCGACTACGAGGACGCCCTCGGCGAACGCGGGATGACCCTCCTGCGAAGGCTCGCGGCAGAGGCGTGGCGGGGCAAACGCACCGGGTGGGCCGAGAAGCACCTGATGGAGCGCCTGGCCAAGGCCGGAGGCGACGTCGACGCGGTGATCGCCGTGCACGCGGCCGACCTGGCGGAGAACGGCCACACGCACCTGGTCATCGCTCGCGAACTGGACACTGCCGGTCGCACCGACGAGGCTCTGAGCTGGGCGGAACGTGGTATGCGGGACATGCGGGACCTGGCTGCCGTAGACACCGCCCTCGTCGACTACCTGTGCGACCGCTACGGGCGGGCGGCCCGGCTGTCCGACGCTGTCGCCCTGCGTCGTGACCACTTCGGCGCCCGCCGCACCCTGTTCTCCTACCGGCAACTGCGCGCCGCCGCACAGGCCGCCGAATGCTGGCCGGCTGAACGCGAGGGAGCACTGGACCTGCTGCGTGCCGACACGGGGCGGCGGCAAGGGGGCTGGTACAACGGCTCCGTGCTGGTCGACGCTCTGCTCGATGACAAGGACATCGAGGCATGCTGGCAGGCGGCCGCTGAAACCGGTGCCCACGACCGGCAATGGCTCGCCCTTGCCGACCTGGCGCGTGAGACGCGTCCCGCCGACGCGCTCGGCGTGTACCTGCGCCTGGCCGAGCCACTGACGAAGCAGACCGGCAACCATGTGTACGAGCAACTCGTCAGCCTGCTGCTCGGCGCCCGCGACTGCCATCGCCGCCTGGGCACACCGGACGAGTTCACCGCGTACGCCACCGCTCTGCGCACCGTCCAGAGACGGAAGCGGAACCTCATGCGCCTGATGGAACAACGCGGCCTATGA